The uncultured Paludibaculum sp. sequence CGGCCCGCCGGAACAAACCCGCCGAAGCGAAGAAAGCGATCGTCGCGGCCAGGACGGCCCTGGACAGCATGACCACCTTGAAGCGGCAGCAGGAGACGTTCTTCCCGTATCTCACCGGCTATGTTGCGCTGTATCTGGGCGACTACCAGAAGGCCCTGGCGGAGCTGCTGCAGGCGAATCAGAACGACGCCTTCATTCAGTGCCTGATCGCCCAGACATACGAGAAGTTGGGGGAAAAGGAGAAGGCCCTGGAGTACTACAAAAAGGCGGCCGGTGCCCGGGCGCACAATCCGCCAGCTGCCTATGCGGTTCCCCTAGCTCGCAAGAAGCTGGGGTAGAAACTATTTTTGTGGGCGTGTCGATTCCGGCGAGGGCCGCTCGTTATTGTGCCGTGGACGGCTTGCGAGCCGCAGTCCATAGTTGCGACAGAAACAGGAGAATTCCAATGCCACAGTACATGCTGCTGCTTCATGAAGATCCCGCCGGATGGGCGAAGCTGAGTCCCGAGGAGATGCAGACCGCCATTGAGAAATACATGGCTTGGGCGAATCGGCCGTTCAACCGCGGCGGGAAACGGTTGAAAGACGAGCCCGGTAAGGTGATCCGGCACACGGCGGCGGGTCCGCGGGTGACGGACGGCCCCTACAGCGAGACCAAGGAGATGATGGGTGGGTTCTACACCATCGAGGCCGCGAGCTATGAGGATGCCGTGGCGCTCACGATGGATCATCCGCACCTGGAGCACGGGACGGTAGAGATCCGCGAAATCTTCGAGATGTAAACGTGGCTCCGGAGACGGGCATTCTGCTGGAACACCTGTTCCGGCATCAGGCGGGCCGGATTGTGGCGCACTTGGTGCGCCTGCTAGGTCCGGCCCACCTGGACCTGGCCGAGGAGATGGTGCAGGAGGCCATGCTGCGGGCTGTCCAGACGTGGCCGTATCAGGGTCTGCCGGAGAATCCGGAAGGCTGGCTATTCCGGGTGGCGCGCAATGTGGCGCTGGATCATGTCCGGCACCTGCATATGGCCGGGGGCAAGCAGGAAGAACTGGTGGCGGAATGGGATCGGCCTGCGCTGCTGAACGAGACGGATCCGGATTTCGAGGAACACCTCCGCGATGACGAGTTGAAGATGATCGTCATGTGTTGTCATCCGGCGCTGGGGCGCGATGCCAGCGTGGCGCTGAGCCTGAAGGTGGCCGGCGGGTTCAGCGTGCGGGAGGTCGCGCGGGCGTTCCTGGCGGAAGAGGCGACGATCGCGCAAAGGCTGGTGCGGGCGAAGCGGCAGATCCGGGAGAAGGGGCTGACGTTAGAAATGCCGAGGGGCGCGGAGTTAGCAGCACGGGTCGACGGCGTCGTCGAGGTGATCTACTTCCTGTTCAACGAGGGCTACGGCGCGCACGAGGGCGAGGCGTTGATCCGGCGGGAGCTGTGCTTCGAAGCGCTGCGCCTGGGACGACTGGTGGCGGGGTCGTCGTTGGGCGGTCCGCGAGTGCATGCGTTGGTAGCAGTGATGGCGCTGCAGGCGGCGCGCCTGCCGGCCCGGACTGACGAGGCGGGGGATCTGATTCTGCTCGAGGAGCAGGACCGGTCACAGTGGGACCAGGGGTTGATCGCGTTGGGGTTCCAGGCGTTCGAGCGGTCGATGGTTGGAGACGAGCTAACGGAGTTCCACGTGCAGGCTGCGATCGCGGCGACGCATGCGCGGGCACGCTCCGGGCCGGAGACGGATTGGCCGCTGATCCTGGAGTTGTACGACCAGCTCTATGAGCTGAACTCCTCGCCCGTGGTGGCGTTGAATCGAGCGGTGGTGGTGGCGCGGGTGTACGGGGCGGAGACGGGCCTGGCTGCCTTGTCCGATTTGGATGGCGTGGCCCCAATGCAACGGTACTACCTGTATTTGGCGGTGAAGGGGCATCTCCTGTTGAAGCTGGGGCGAAAGGAAGAGGCGGCGATGTGGTTCCGGGCGGCGCTCGATCGCCCTTGTTGTGAGCCGGAGAGGCGGTTTCTGCGCAGGAAGCTGGGGGAGTGCGGCGGCACCGCGCAGGGTGCCACCGCGATGGACGAGTAATTCACTTACCGGATCTGCGAGCCGGCCATGGGCGTCAGCAGCACATTCGAAATATTCGAGACAGTCTCGGCGTCGCTGAGACCCGGCATGACCCGCAGTTTCGCCCATTCCGGACTGGTGGCGAAGGCCTTCCAATTGGCCTCGCGGGCGGCGAGATTGTCGAAGGCCACCATGTAGGTGAGGTTCGGCATCTTGGGGCCGACGAGGGTCTCGCCGAAGAAGACAGGCAGCAGACCGTACTTGCGGAAAATGGCGATCTCGCCGTCCTCGAACATGCCGATCTTCTTCGCTAGAGAGGCCGGCGTATTCGATTCGTACGTCCGGAGCTCAAAGATGCGGCCGGGGCGTTTGGCGTCGCCGGACGGCAGTTCGACACCCGGGAAACCCTTGAAGCCGCGGAGCAGTTGGACATCCATGCGCTCGAACGGCAGGGCCGGATGCGTGTTCAAAGGACGGGCTGCCGCCAGCACGCCTTCATCGGCGTTCATCTTGTCCCAGCAGGTTTCAAACGCGGCAATGTTCGCGTGCTGGACCAGCAGCAGGATGTACGGGGTGTCCGGACCGATGGAGCTGCTGAAGAGGCCCACCGCCCCCGACCCCGCACGCTGCAGTGCGGCCACGACGGCGTTGCTGAGGAAGTCGGAGACCCGGCCCTTCTGGTTGTCCATCGTGTTGCGGAGGCGGAAATAGCGCAACTCGAGGATGGAGGGTGATTTCGATTGAGCCTGTGCGGATGTCATAAAAGATGCGCCGGCGGCGCCGGCCACGAAACTGCGGCGTTGCATGATGACGCCGATTCTATCGCACGGCTTGCAGCGGAGTGACGGCGCCGAAGCGGCGCTGGCGCGAACGGAAGTCGTCCAGAGCGACGCGGAGGTCGGCGGCGGTGAGTTCGGGCCAGGCTACCTCAGTGAAGTGGAACTCGGCGTAGGCGCATTCCCACAACAGGAAGTCGCTGAGGCGTTGCTCCCCGCTGGTGCGGATCAGCAGGTCGACATCGGGGCCGAGGGCCGCCGACAGGCTTTGCTTATCCTTTGCCCCTGCCTCGACCGCGCGCAGAATGGCGTCCCGGGAGGAATAGTCGATGGCCACGCGCAGATGCAGACGAGTGCAGCCGCTGGTGTGGGCCTCGGTCTCTTCGATCAGCGAGACCAGCGGGCCGGCCAGCCGGTCGCGGCGGCCGATGACCTCGAAGCGCACACCCTCCTTGCGGAGTTTTTCCGCTTCCTGGCGCATATAGCGCGCGAAGAGGCGGAACAGCGTGGAGACCTCGGACTGCGGCCGTTTCCAGTTGTCGGTGGAAAAGGCGTAGAGCGTAATGGTGCCGATGCCGAGGCCGGGCGCGGCCTCGACCACGCGGCGGACGGTTTCCGCGCCCGCGCGGTGGCCGGCTGTGCGGGGCCAACCGCGAGCCTGGGCCCAGCGCCCGTTGCCGTCCATAATGATTGCGACGTGGAGCCGCGAGGAATTGTCGTTCATCGCTTCAGTGGGGAAATCAGACACGGCCACCCCGCATGGCCCGCACGAGGGCTTCCATGTGGTCGAGGTAGCGTTCGAACACCTTGCGTCCTTCGGGCGTGAGCTTGTACTCCGACTTGGGTACCCGGCCTTCAAAGGACTTTTCGCACGCGATGTAGCCAGCCTCCTCCAACTTGCGGGCATGGACACTGAGATTGCCGTCCGTGGTGTCGAGCAACTTCTTCAGGTTGGAGAAGGTGAGCGTGGGCGCCGCCGCGAGAGCGCTGACGATGCCGAGGCGCAGTTTTTCGTGAATGAGCCGGTCGAGTTGCGGGATGTCCTGCTGTACCGACGTGAGACGGACATCGTCGCCGGAGGGTTCGAGCCTGCGTGCCGCTTTAGCCACCGTACCTCCTATAGATCCAGAATCCGAAAACCAGGTGAAGACCACCGAATCCAGCGGCCAGGGGAAGATCCTTCAATTCGGGTGGGGCCAGCATCGCGATCAACCCGAGGGCGAAATAGGCCACACCCATGGCGGGGACGATACGAACGGAGAAGGCGCCGCCCGCCACGACCGCCGCACCATAGAGCATGAGCCAGGAGGCAGCCACAATGTGAAGCAGGCCCGCATGGTAGAGCGGCCAGGTGAGCAGCGCGCCGGCCAGAATCGGCGGCGCAAAGCTGAGGGCAAATTTGCGGCCGGCATCGCACCACAGCGGGGCACCGGAGCGCCTGGCCTTGTGGACCATAGCCAGCGAACCGATGGCGACGGCGAGCACCATCTCAGTGAGCCACACGGTAACCCAGCCCTGCGGTGTCGTCTGGCGATGGGCCAGCCAGGCGGCCAGTAACGCCGTAGCGCCCATGACCATGCCGCCCACGCCGGGTACGGCGGTAAAGGAACCAGCGCGCTCCATGGCGGACCGGATATAACGCAGGTTTTCGAGCGCGTGGTCGTGAATGGGGATCGGTTCTACTTGTCCCACTCGCCTATTGGATCACAAGACCACAGATTGGTCAAGTACTTTATGACGCAAAGATAAGATCTAGAGATCCTCGGGGAAGACTGCGTAGCCCACGGGTGGGGGGTAGAGATCCTTCAGCAGCTTCAGGCGGCGGCGTAGAAGATTGGACGGAAGTTGACGCGGACCCGTCTCGACGTCGATGTCACAGCAGATGCCGTGCATGTACAGGGTGAGGGTATCGACAAAGCTCTGGCGGATGTAGGCGCGCATGCGTTTTGAGGGGCGAGCGGCACGGCGATCCTTATCGTCAAGTTCCAGCTTGCGGAGCCACGAGTCCTCGTCGACCTCGCCATGTGCTCCCTTTTCCAGTTCCTCGGCGAGCACTTGGGCGTAGCCGGGCGGGATGTCGCGGCCGGTCTTGCCGGCGATGAGCTCGGCGATGCCACGATAGAGGCGGTAGTGGTAGTCGGCGACCTCGGTATCCTTGACGGCAAAAGCGAAGACGGCGCCAGCGCCGGTAAGCAATGAGCCGAAGGTGACGGCCCGGGAGTCCTGCGGCTTCTCGTTGGAGACCACAGGGCCATTCGACTCGGCGGTCTTGGCGGTTTCACCCTTCTCGAGATAGGGGACCAGGAGGATCCGGATCTCGGGCAGCCGGGCGGCGATTACGGGGGGGAGGGCGGCGACGGGCTCGTCGAGGTATTCCCGCAGGTCTTCCTCGCTGAGGGCGACGGAGGCGCAGAAATAGCAGAACCGGCTTCCGAGTGGGATCATCTCGTTACGGAAGCGATCGGCGAACTGCCCCAAATTAAGGCTTTGCAGGGGAATCTGCGCTGGCATTTTCACTGGCAACTCCAGTCTACCAGAGAGATCCAAGGGGACCTGACGCTAGACTATGACTTGTGTCCTTAAAGATTCTGGTGTCGGCGGGGGAGGCATCGGGCGACCGATACGCAGCGGGCGTGGTGGCGGCGCTGCGGCGGGCGCGGCCGGATACCGACTTTTTCGGGTGCACGGGCCTGGAGATGCGAACGGCCGGCGTACGGACGGTGGTGGACGCCGCCAGCCTCTCGGTGGTGGGTCTGGTTGAGGTATTGCACCATATTCCAAGGATTTACAGGGAGTACCGGAAGCTGATCGCGGCAGCCGAGCGGGAGCGACCAGACTTGGCGATTCTGACCGACAGTCCAGATTTCCACTTGAGGCTGGCGCGGCAACTGCACCGGCGCGGGATTCCGGTTTACTACCTGGTGGCCCCCCAAGCCTGGGCATGGCGGGAAGGACGGGTGAGGCAACTCCAACGAAACGTGAGAGAACTTCACTGCATCTTTCCCTTCGAGGAGAGTTTCTTCCGGCAGCGCGGCGTGAACGCGTATTACATTGGTCATCCGCTGGCTAGAGCTATCGGTCCGCGGTACAGCCGGGAGGAGTTCTTCCGCAAGCATCGAATTCTTGGGGATCGGCCGTTGATCACACTTTGCCCTGGAAGCCGGAAAGGCGAGATCGCCCGGCATCTGCCCACGCTGCGTGAGGCGGTGGGCCGGATCGCGGCGCAACGGGCGTGTACGTTTCTGCTGGCGGCGCCGGCGGGCACGGCGGAGAGGTTTGGGGCGGGCTTCTTCGATGCGCTTACGGGGGACGGGGTCGTGAAGATGACAGAAGGCGAGACCTGGGACGCAATGGCGCATTCGACCGTAACGCTGGCGGCCAGCGGGACGGTGACCATGGAAGCCGCGCTGTTGGGGGCGCCGATGGTAACCTTCTACAAAGTGACGCCGGTTTCCTGGGCGCTCGGCAAGATGCTGGTGAAGGTTCCGTACTTTTCGATGGTGAATCTGGTCGCGGGGCGCAAGGTGGTGGCCGAGTTGATTCAACAGGATATGACGGCACAAGCGTTGACCACGGAGACACTTCGGTTGCTGGACTCGCCTGAGTCCATGTCCAGGATGAAGGAAGAGCTGGCGGCGGTGCGTTCGGCGCTCGAGACCGGCCACGATCCGATGGAAGAATCCGCCTGCAGGATTCTGGAGTCCATCAAAGAGGAAGTACGATGAAGTCCCCCGCTCAACTTGTCAAGGTGATGGCGGCCACACTGCTGGTGCTGGCCGCGACGGCGAACGCGCAACCGGACCGCCGGGCGGCCATTGATGTGGATGGTTACAAGATTCAGGCTACGGTGGATCCGGCGCAGCAGACGCTATCGGCCAAAGCCCAGGTGACGTTTACTCCGCAGGAAGACCGTGTGAGCACGGCGACCTTCGAGCTGAACAACGCGCTGAACCTGAACAGCGTGACGGATAGCACGGGGCAAACACTACAGACGGCGAGGGGGGGCCACGACTATTCCGTCCGGGTGAGTTTCCCGCAGCCGCTGACGAAGGGCACGCCAGTCACCCTGGTCTTTGACTATAGCGGTCGCATGGCGGGGACCGAGGATTCGCCGGTTTACGGCATCAGTTTCGCGGCCATCAAGGCGGATCGCACCTATCTGCTATACCCGGCGCGGTGGTTCCCGATCAGCGGGTATACCTCGGATCGCTATCAGATGGAGTTGACGGTGTCAGTTCCGGCCGGCTTCAAGGTGATCAGCAGCGGTTTGGAGTTGCCTGGCCAGGGCGGAACGACGTTCAAGTCGACCCAACCGGGCTTCTACGGGAGCCTGGCTGTGGTGCAGGGTTCGGCCCAGCGGATTAACGCCGAGGGCGTCACAACGGACATCTGGTTCCGGCCTGAGCGGCACGCCGTGGCGCAGGCAATTGGCGAAGAGACCGCCAAGCAGATGGTTTTCTTCACGGGCATCTACGGAGTGCCGCCACAGCGGAACCTTGTGCTGGTGGAGACCGGGGATGGCGCGCCGAACGGGTACGCGGCACCGGGGATTCTGTTCCTATCGCCGGCCGGCATCGGCAAGCAGCCCTCGCAGCGGCTGCTCAGCAACCAGATCACGAGGCAGTGGTTTGGCAACCTGATCTCGCCGGTGAACCGGAACCACATCTGGATTGTGAACGGCATGGCACGGTACGCGGAGATCATGTATCAGGAGCATTTGAATGGGCCGTCGGCGCTCGAATCAGAGATTCATGATCTTTACGTGGACGCGCTGACGGTGACGGACGCTCCAGTGCGGCAGGCGGCGCGCTATGACGATTACTCGCCGGAGTTTTTCGCGGTGACGGGCAGCAAGGGTGCGGCGACGTACAACATGCTGCGCTGGATCATCGGCGATCCGGCGTTCCAGAAGACTTTGAAGACCGTGATGGACCAGTACGCGAACAAACCCATCTCGACGGATGATTTCCGTAAGGTGGCCGAGGCGGCCGGCGGCCAGAATCTACAGGGCTTCTTCATTCAATGGCTGGAGTCAACGGGAGCGCCGGAGTTCAAGATGGACTACACGATCTACCGTACGCAGAAGGGTTTCCGGGTGATGGGCAAGATCACCCAGGATCTGGACACCTTCCGCATGCCAGTGGAACTGCGCATAGAGACGGAGGGCAACCCGGAAGACAAGCGCGTGGACGTGGTGGGACCGACGACCGATTTCTCGGTGGATACATTCGGCAAGCCGCGCAGGGTGATCGTCGATCCCAACGGCCGGATGCTGCGGTTGAGCCCGGCGATGCGCGTGGCGGTGGCGATTCGCCGGGGCGAGCAGTTTGTGGAGATCTCTGAATACAACCAGGCGCTGCAGGAGTATCAGAAGGCGTTGGAAGTGAGCCGGACGAGTTCGCT is a genomic window containing:
- a CDS encoding sigma-70 family RNA polymerase sigma factor, yielding MAPETGILLEHLFRHQAGRIVAHLVRLLGPAHLDLAEEMVQEAMLRAVQTWPYQGLPENPEGWLFRVARNVALDHVRHLHMAGGKQEELVAEWDRPALLNETDPDFEEHLRDDELKMIVMCCHPALGRDASVALSLKVAGGFSVREVARAFLAEEATIAQRLVRAKRQIREKGLTLEMPRGAELAARVDGVVEVIYFLFNEGYGAHEGEALIRRELCFEALRLGRLVAGSSLGGPRVHALVAVMALQAARLPARTDEAGDLILLEEQDRSQWDQGLIALGFQAFERSMVGDELTEFHVQAAIAATHARARSGPETDWPLILELYDQLYELNSSPVVALNRAVVVARVYGAETGLAALSDLDGVAPMQRYYLYLAVKGHLLLKLGRKEEAAMWFRAALDRPCCEPERRFLRRKLGECGGTAQGATAMDE
- the uppS gene encoding polyprenyl diphosphate synthase produces the protein MNDNSSRLHVAIIMDGNGRWAQARGWPRTAGHRAGAETVRRVVEAAPGLGIGTITLYAFSTDNWKRPQSEVSTLFRLFARYMRQEAEKLRKEGVRFEVIGRRDRLAGPLVSLIEETEAHTSGCTRLHLRVAIDYSSRDAILRAVEAGAKDKQSLSAALGPDVDLLIRTSGEQRLSDFLLWECAYAEFHFTEVAWPELTAADLRVALDDFRSRQRRFGAVTPLQAVR
- a CDS encoding transcriptional regulator, whose translation is MAKAARRLEPSGDDVRLTSVQQDIPQLDRLIHEKLRLGIVSALAAAPTLTFSNLKKLLDTTDGNLSVHARKLEEAGYIACEKSFEGRVPKSEYKLTPEGRKVFERYLDHMEALVRAMRGGRV
- a CDS encoding YciI family protein, which codes for MPQYMLLLHEDPAGWAKLSPEEMQTAIEKYMAWANRPFNRGGKRLKDEPGKVIRHTAAGPRVTDGPYSETKEMMGGFYTIEAASYEDAVALTMDHPHLEHGTVEIREIFEM
- a CDS encoding M1 family aminopeptidase → MKSPAQLVKVMAATLLVLAATANAQPDRRAAIDVDGYKIQATVDPAQQTLSAKAQVTFTPQEDRVSTATFELNNALNLNSVTDSTGQTLQTARGGHDYSVRVSFPQPLTKGTPVTLVFDYSGRMAGTEDSPVYGISFAAIKADRTYLLYPARWFPISGYTSDRYQMELTVSVPAGFKVISSGLELPGQGGTTFKSTQPGFYGSLAVVQGSAQRINAEGVTTDIWFRPERHAVAQAIGEETAKQMVFFTGIYGVPPQRNLVLVETGDGAPNGYAAPGILFLSPAGIGKQPSQRLLSNQITRQWFGNLISPVNRNHIWIVNGMARYAEIMYQEHLNGPSALESEIHDLYVDALTVTDAPVRQAARYDDYSPEFFAVTGSKGAATYNMLRWIIGDPAFQKTLKTVMDQYANKPISTDDFRKVAEAAGGQNLQGFFIQWLESTGAPEFKMDYTIYRTQKGFRVMGKITQDLDTFRMPVELRIETEGNPEDKRVDVVGPTTDFSVDTFGKPRRVIVDPNGRMLRLSPAMRVAVAIRRGEQFVEISEYNQALQEYQKALEVSRTSSLAHYRVGEVFFLQGNYQSAVNEFREALNGDNDPKWTEVWSHINMGKIFDVTQQRERAVNEYTLAIRTKDNTQGAQEEAAKYRQTPYQRKDTN
- the lpxB gene encoding lipid-A-disaccharide synthase encodes the protein MSLKILVSAGEASGDRYAAGVVAALRRARPDTDFFGCTGLEMRTAGVRTVVDAASLSVVGLVEVLHHIPRIYREYRKLIAAAERERPDLAILTDSPDFHLRLARQLHRRGIPVYYLVAPQAWAWREGRVRQLQRNVRELHCIFPFEESFFRQRGVNAYYIGHPLARAIGPRYSREEFFRKHRILGDRPLITLCPGSRKGEIARHLPTLREAVGRIAAQRACTFLLAAPAGTAERFGAGFFDALTGDGVVKMTEGETWDAMAHSTVTLAASGTVTMEAALLGAPMVTFYKVTPVSWALGKMLVKVPYFSMVNLVAGRKVVAELIQQDMTAQALTTETLRLLDSPESMSRMKEELAAVRSALETGHDPMEESACRILESIKEEVR
- a CDS encoding NIPSNAP family protein, with the protein product MQRRSFVAGAAGASFMTSAQAQSKSPSILELRYFRLRNTMDNQKGRVSDFLSNAVVAALQRAGSGAVGLFSSSIGPDTPYILLLVQHANIAAFETCWDKMNADEGVLAAARPLNTHPALPFERMDVQLLRGFKGFPGVELPSGDAKRPGRIFELRTYESNTPASLAKKIGMFEDGEIAIFRKYGLLPVFFGETLVGPKMPNLTYMVAFDNLAAREANWKAFATSPEWAKLRVMPGLSDAETVSNISNVLLTPMAGSQIR